A DNA window from Fodinibius sp. Rm-B-1B1-1 contains the following coding sequences:
- a CDS encoding sulfite exporter TauE/SafE family protein — MEIVILLLLGVVAGIVAGLFGLGGGILFTPILFIVFNDAGIENPVVLTIGSSLFCTFIAAFGSSVRQFQQQNFYWWDGIKVGLMGAGGVYLGKLVITSPYYSQQEFVIFFSLLLIYVAYMFYRRGSRSQNDLEQNDDEMTLPQSLVTGGLGGFVAALAGIGGGGVMVPLMNLLFKKNFARSVSISSLAIVLISLSGWIQLGLTGNDIGTLSSFHWGYVDFGAAFPLAVGGLLGGFLGALFNLKINRRYLQYAFSLLAVAMALKLIVEVF; from the coding sequence ATGGAAATAGTAATCCTTTTATTATTGGGCGTTGTTGCAGGAATAGTAGCCGGACTTTTTGGGTTAGGGGGTGGGATTCTTTTTACCCCTATTCTGTTTATCGTATTTAATGATGCGGGTATAGAAAATCCGGTGGTCTTAACGATTGGAAGTTCGCTTTTCTGTACGTTTATTGCCGCTTTTGGGAGTTCGGTCCGACAATTTCAGCAGCAGAATTTTTACTGGTGGGATGGCATCAAAGTAGGACTCATGGGAGCCGGAGGTGTGTATCTGGGTAAGTTGGTGATCACATCTCCATATTATAGCCAGCAGGAGTTCGTTATCTTTTTTAGTCTGTTGTTAATTTACGTGGCATATATGTTTTATCGGCGGGGTTCGAGATCGCAAAATGATCTTGAGCAAAATGATGATGAAATGACGTTGCCACAGTCTTTGGTAACAGGTGGTCTCGGTGGATTTGTTGCAGCCCTGGCCGGTATTGGTGGCGGTGGCGTAATGGTGCCATTGATGAATCTTCTGTTCAAAAAAAACTTCGCCCGCTCGGTTAGTATCTCTTCATTGGCTATCGTATTAATTTCACTATCAGGATGGATACAGCTTGGATTGACAGGCAATGATATTGGTACGCTTTCCTCATTCCACTGGGGTTATGTAGATTTTGGAGCGGCATTTCCATTGGCTGTTGGAGGTCTGTTGGGAGGTTTTCTGGGAGCTTTATTCAATCTGAAAATAAATCGCCGTTATTTGCAATATGCTTTTTCCCTTTTGGCGGTTGCGATGGCTTTAAAATTGATTGTTGAAGTTTTTTAG